The following DNA comes from Sorex araneus isolate mSorAra2 chromosome 5, mSorAra2.pri, whole genome shotgun sequence.
cctgagtgcagagccaggagtaacccctgtgcattgccaggtgtgacccaaaaaggaaaaaaaaaagcaaaaaaagaaagcaagcaaggaaggaaggaaggaaggaaggaaggaaggaaggaaggaaggaaggaaggaaggaaggaaggaaggaaggaaggaaggaaggaaggaaggaggagggatggggtgggggtggttctgTTGGACAGAGCTCTTTGGAAAAACAGCCCAAATGCCTGGGCCACGGTCTAGTGGAAGCTCCATGGAGATAAGCATCCCCCACGCCCAGCAGGCACAGCACGAGTCACGTGGTAATTACTCAGTGTGATCcacagattgggactgagcctccctTCTGAGAGAGGCTGTTGGCTTCAGATCCTGCCCGCAGGGCTAAGAGGAGCAGCCCAGAATTCGAAGTCCATTTAAGTCTGGTCCCCAGATTGTGCCTTTCTCTCCCCGCCTACCATGTGAGGGTTATTGCCCCAGGACTGTCAGGTCACTGAGGTTATGTGGGAGTCTGAGGTGTCTTGGGCATCCACAGTTTCAATCCCAGGAAGGAGGAGGGACTCAGCCGTGGTCTATGGCAACTCTTCTCCCTGTGTCCCATAGGTGGTAGTGGGGTTCTGCGGCGCTCTGCGGAAAGAAGACTCTGCAGTCTAGCTCCTTGAGGTCATCAgcacccagcccccagctgggCTCTGCTCCCCAAGGGAACACGCTCCGTGTGCCGCCTTctgtgccctcctgccctcccctgcccagtgcccaCTGGCCCCTCTGCCTTCACGGCTTCCTGTGAACCGCTGTCAGGAAGGGGCTCTCCCTTTGTTCTAGCACTTCCTGCGGTGCCTTTGGGTCCGTGTACCTGCTTTCTCTCCTACCAGCCCGGGGCTCGGGCAGGAGCCCAGTATCTCCCACGACCACCCAGGCAGAATCCAGGTGCCTGGCACAGAGTACCAGGAACTGTTTGTCAAATGGCACTAACCAAAAATATATTCCCCTGGCACCTACAATTATGAAGCAATCTGAGCAGATTGGGGCCTCCACActggaatttttatttcatttttgtttgtttgtttgtttgctttttggggggtacaCTTGGTGGCACTTGGATGTTTCCCCCAACTCTGTGTTGGGGAGCAGGAgtggttgctcccagtggtgctcaggaattgaacccccggCCTGCTAGATGCAGGGCATGCCCTCAGCCATTAGTATCTCTGGCTCTCTGTTTCATGTTTAAATTGATCACTTTCTCACTGAAATGGATTTATTGCAGTTGACTTATTTGAAGTATTGAGGTGAATCTACCTCGTCCCTCTGTTCCCACCTTGGTCACCCAGGAAATGCCTGGGGAACCGGATGAGAGTCTGCAATGGATCCCTGCTCGGCACAGACCTCACATCTCACCAGCCCACGAGGCAGCTGTCAAGCTGCACTTGAAGTCCTGAGTTCTGCACCATCTGGGAGATGATCCCCCCACCCTGATCTCTCGGGAGGTTGTGGACTCAGGCCGGAGAGGGGAATTGCTCTTTGcgggaaaggaaagtcagtcctagaccttatcCAGGTTTTCCAGGGTTGTTGCCATTCcgtcacagaaaagaatttcaggagtcgAACAGTGAGATGAAACCATTTTGTTTCAGTACACGTCTCAGGTGGAGATGTGGCCATCCCCCAGGACGGGGAGGCATGGCATGCACTTGCTTTTGTAGAGGTGGCTTTAAAGGTTTCCTTGCAAGCTGCCTCCgtgtggggctttctacctaaAGAGTTTACTGCTATGGGGCTGTCAGGAGGATCCAGGGGCCTGAGtagtggtacagtgggtaggacacttgcctttatTTGATACTTAtttcgtatggtcccccaagctcatcaggagcaatccctgagcacaaagtcaggagtaagtcttgaggaTCTTttgatgtagcccccaaacaaaacaaacaaaaccatgaGCCTGAAACTTTTGGTGCTCACCCACATGCCCCTATTACACCCCCGTGTGCTTGCTAGAGCTTCTCTCTGGAGGGGCCTTGGCCTTCTCTGGGCCAGTGCCGGGGCCAGGTAGAGTCATAGCAGGCCTTAGTTCCAGTGTCCACAAAGTGGATCCAGCAATAATGCTTTTATCTGCTTTAGGGCTAATGACAAAGTCACTTCTTCAAATCCCATCTTGGTTTTTTATTACATCCCAGGAACTCATTGTCAAggtgtccccccaacccccagctcccATTTATCACCTGCCTGCTTTGGACTATTTAAAAGTTCAGAAGCCTTAAAAATGtagagcttggggctggagcgatagcacagcgggtggggcgtttgccttgcacgcggccgacccgggttcgaatcccagcatcccatatggtcccctgagcgccgccaggggtgattcctgagtgcatgagccaggagtgacccctgtgcattgccgggtgtgacccaaaaagcaaaaaaaaaaaaaaaaaaaaaaaaaatgtagagcttgggccacagtgatagtatagaggttaggaCGCTTACCTtgtaatccctgacatcccatatggtcccctgagtctgccaggaatgattcttgagtgcagagccaccagtaacccctgagcagcaccacatgtaacccccccaaaaacaaaacaaacaaacaaacaaacaaacaaaaaaaatgtacaggGCACCTGTTATGTGCCTGGTAGAGTTGTAAGCACGGGATATAACAATGAACACAGTGACCATAGTTCCCGCCCCCTCAGAGCTGATGCATGACGCCTACTCCCTCCCCACAACTCTGTTTAGAAGACAGTACTGGGGTTAAAGCACTCGTGTTTCATGTGGCTggccctagttcaattcctgtaTAGAGTTCcccagccaccaggagtgatccctgggcaccgagccaggagtaagatgaCACCACCAGGtgtctccccaaaaccaaaaagaaaagaaacagaattaaaTATTCCACTATAATTTGACAATATATTTTGCTAACGAGAAAATCCATATTGGAGGTAATAAGCTCAtccttggggtggagagagactCCCAGAGAGAACAAAGTGTCTAAGCCAAAGGCTGGGTAGAGTTTGGCCTCAGGTCAGGGAAGGAACAGAACGGAGAGAGGGAGCAGCCACGGAAAGgctcagagagagggaggggcagtgAGTTTGAGGCGGGCCAAGAAATGTGGAGGCGAGAACCAAGGGAGACTGGGGCCTGCTGCGGAGCTTCCTGATCCATACTCCAGGCTGTGTGCAGGAGGCTGAAGGGAAGGGTGGCAGTGAGCATGCCTGAACTTGTGAAACTCCCCTGAACAATGATTTAGAAGCCAGGTAGGAGGGGCAAGGGGCAGTGATGACGGATAGTTTTAGCagggaacaaaaataaatgaatggaggatggatggaggatggatggatggatggatggatagatggatggatggatggatagatggatgatggatgcatggatgaatAGATTCCAGTGGAGTTGACTAGATTTGGtgatggctggctggctggaggAAGACGAGGGTGAGGGTTGTCTTCTGGGGTCCTGGCCTAGGAGGTAAGTGTTGAGCACAGAGGGGGAAGGGGTTGGtgtggaaggggagaggagggtggggaatCAGCCTGGGACTGTGTGTCTGTTAGTCAACTAGCAGTTAGGCTTGTGTGTCTGGAGCTCAGGAGACAGACCTAGACTTGGAGGAGCAATTTCTGCCCCGGGGTGCCATGATCTCATCTTTCTAAAGAGAAAACTTCAGCACTTCCTCCTCTCAAGTGTCAGACGTGCTTCAGTCACAGATACTGGTGTCATTGCGCTGGTGGCCGAGAGTGGGAACTCTTTCGGGGAGTGGCACCGCCTAGGGGACAGGGCTCCTCACCATCTCCTTCTTTGGTCTTCAGTTGCACCCGGCACAGAGTGAGGCTCTATCTCTGGCCCTGCCCAAGGTTGGGCCTCTTCAGCTTGTGGTAGttattttgggggcaggggaggtgggcaGGGTGTGGTGGTCTGGGGGGCTAGAGACAAACCTTGAATGCccccatgcaaagcctgtgccccagACCATCATTATGCCCCAGCTATCATCCCAGTCTGCTGAGCCCcaaggcgggtgggggggtccctGTTCCCAGCGCCCCGAAGGGCTTGTCCGTGAGACCTGCCTCAGGCGAGCCAGTAACTGTCCCTGTCCTGCATCTCTGCAGCCCAAGCCGCAGAATGCGGTCACCATCGCCGTGTCCTCCCGCGCTCTGTTCCGCATGGACGAGGAGCAGCGCATCTACACGGAGCAGGGCGTGGAGGAGTATGTGCGCTACCAGCTGGACCACGAGAACGAGCCCTTCACCCCAGGCCCGGCCTTCCCCTTCGTGAAGGTGAGGCCACTTCCACCAGCACGGTGTCTTCGTGGGGGTGAGAAAGAAGCACCCCCGTGGGAATCTGAAGGCAAAAAGGGCCCCCCTCGGGGCTAGCGTTTCTCCCCTCTCCTTGTTCCTGCAAGGATCATGGCTTGGCCAGGGTCCCCGGCCACAGAGGGGGGAAAAGACTGTCCCATCTTTGGAGGGGCACACCATTTCCCAGGAACCAGGGAGGGAATGGAGCCTGGGtgggctccagcccctactcaccCTTCTAGAGAGGCCCCTTGAGCAGGCACAGGACAGAGAATGGCCCTGGGAGAGGGATCCACCCCCTGACCTCACCTCCCCTCTGTTCCCCCCTGGCTCCCGGCTCACCCCTCGTCCCCAAACCTGGTGCCCTCCTCCAGGAATCAGAGCCGGGGGTCTGAGCTGGAGGCTCCCCTTTCCCATCCAGGCTCTGGAGGCTGTGAACAAACGGCTGCGGGAGCTGTACCCCGACAGTGAGGATATCTTCGACATTGTcctcatgaccaacaaccacGCCCAAGTGGGCGTCCGTCTCATCAACAGCATCAACCACTATGGTGAGCACGAGGCGCTGGCTGTGGGCTGCTCCTGCCAGGACAGCCCCCGCCGGGCCTGGGACCGTATCTCGACAAAGCGAGGTGCAGGACAAGAGCCCCACGCCCAGCATCGTGTGGGTCAACTGGCTGCTAAAACACAATAAATGGCCCCAAAAGCCCTGTCTGTCTGTAGCAGTGCCACTTTCTGGGTGTTAATATTCCTGCCACGGCTGCCGGGCAGTCTAACTGGTTCACAGCATCCCTGGGTGTTTGACATTCAGCTCTTCCAAGCCAGAACAAACCAGCTCCAGCACACCCCGTGCAAGCCTTATTTCCTAGCGATCAGACATGGCGCttgctgcctcagtttctctccctgcgCAGGGCCCAGTAGCCTAATATGACTGCCGGGAGAAGCGGGTGCTGTAGTCAGAGCAAGGGATTTGAGCATCTGTCCAAACTCTTGGCGCAACTTAATAATGTCCAGGGCAGGATTAAATTGAGACTATTTCCTGTTCTGTACCAAGGGTTGCCTCTAAGAGCCATATGGCAGGAAGTGGGCCGGGggaggggtaaggtgcttgcttgccttatgtattgatccctggcgccacatatgatcccctgggcctgccaggagtgatcccagagcatagagtcaggaggcTGCCCTGAACACcaggaaacaacaacaaaaccacagGGCAGGGAGCAAAATTGAACTGACACAGGACTCCATCCAAGCACTGGGCATCTTCCCGGAGTCTTATTCTCAGCTGTGATACGTGACTCTAATTTCTGCTGCTCAAAGTCTACTTCTACCCCCCTCTCTAGGTTTCTCTGCCCTTCCTAATTATGGCTCAAATGTTTACATTTTCAAGTCCCTTTTTTGAGCAACCTAGTGAGCCCCTTTGACTTTTTGTGTCTTGTGGGGGCCATTTCCtattgaggtgtgtgtgtgtgtgtgtgtgtgtgtgtgtgtgtatgtgtgtgtgtgtgtgtgtgcctgtgtgtgtgttggggggtgggtggacatagggggtggtggaggggactCATGTGGCACCCAGGCagtgaacctagggcctcacatatgccatTTGAGCCACGTCCCCGTCCCagtggcattttaattttattttattttatttttgctttttgggtcacacccagcgatgctcaggggttactcctggctttgcactcaggaattactcctggcggtgcttgggggaccatatgggatgccggggattgaacccgggtcggccgtgtgcaaggcaaacgccctacccgctgtgctatcgctccggccccgccagtGGCATTTTAAAATCTGGATTTCATatttctgggggcggggggtgtcgtTCAAACTATGTAAGCTGCTTGGGCCGCAGGCCCTGAGTACCTGGGACAGGCATTGCCTTAAGTCCTCCCCTcactcctttctccctcttcccagaCCTGTTCATCGAGAGGTTCTGCATGACCGGTGGGAACAGCCCCATCTGCTACCTCAAGGCTTATCACACCAACCTCTACTTGTCCGCTGACTCCGACAAAGTGCGGGAAGCCATTGATGAAGGTGAgttgaagggagagggagaaaaaggggagCCTGGCAAAGGGGTCCCAGAGGTGGGAGGCCTGGCCCTGGGCGCTGAGCAGACCCTGAGGGTTGCAGCGCCACATTCTTATCACCTGTCCAATGAACTTTGAGGACAGGCCCACTAATCCACTCTGGTCATCAGTCTCACCGTCTGCCCGGCCTTATTAAggatgtttaggggctggagtgatagcacagcgggtagggcgtttgccttgcacgcggccgacccgggttcgattcccagcatcccatatggtcccctgagcaccgccaggggtaattcctgagtgcagagccaggagtgacccttgtgcatcgccaggtgtgacccaaaaagcaaaaaaaaaaaaaaaaaaaaaaaaaaaggatgtttaCTCTGCACTGTTCCCCGGTATTGTGTTTCCATGGAAATCCTTCTTCCAGCccagagatttctttttaaaatgcctCCTGGCCAGTGGCCCCTCCAGCTCCTAGCAGGCCAGGACACGATGGCCAGTTTCTGCAGCTAGACAGGACAGCTCCACGGTGAAGGAGCCCCAGTTGCAAATACTGACAAAGAAAGTTGCCCATCATGTGTTTCTCTGCAGGGGGAGTAGGTTGTGCCCAGTCTCGGCCCTCTCATAGGGGTTGGATCCTGGCTGCATGTGGACAAAAAAAGACCacaggggagaaagggctgctaGTTAGCTGCCGGGCTGAGCACTGTGGCAGGAGTCTTCCTCATATAGCAGTTGAtctgttttctctccctctctaatTACTGAAGGCCAGCAGCTCTCCCACACTGCCTCTCTCTGAGGGGCTGCTGTGGGGCTCCACGAGACATTCTTCATcattttaatcactgtcatcctattgttcatcgatttcctcgagtgggcaccagcaacgtctctattgtgagacttgttgttactgtttttggcatttcgaatatgccacgggtagcttgccaggctctgccgtgagggcgcatcattttaatatgaaattaaatttggagtgggggttgggggacctggggccacacctggcagtgctcaggggctgttcctggctctgtgttcaaggttcATTTTTGGAGGTCTTCGGGGGGCcagatgtggcactggggatcgaaACTTGTgacaagtgccttcacctctgaACTTCCCAAAGAGAGTTGCAGCCCGGGCGAGTGCTGGTTCCGAAGTTCCTACTccggggagggaggaaaggccaGTGAAAGCTGGACTGGCAGCTTCCTGGGGCCTCTCTGAGGCTCCCAGACTGAGAAGCCAGTGCCTCTTCCCCACACAGAGTCCGCCCTCCTGCCGGTGAAGCTCTATGTCCCCGACTTCAGCTCAGGCTGGGAGCAGGGGCGGGTCCACCAAGAGGCCCAACTGGGTGGGGGCATCTTGGCTCTATGCTTCAGAGCGGAGGAGGCATCTGGCCGAAGTGCGAGGCCCTGTGTGGTACCCTCAGCCCTGCTTCTCAGCCCCAGGTGATGCTGAAGCCTGAACCTAACTCCCTAAGAGCCGGGCGACATGTGGGGCACGGGTACGGGGAGGGAGGAAGCCACCAGCCAGGCCCTCAGCTGTCCGGGGTGGCTCTGGGCTTGGAGCCTGGACTCCTGgtgagagtcttttttttttttttctccttaatgtATTGAACCATGTTGagatataaagttacaaagttttggggggctggagagacagtatattggatagagcacttgccttgcgtgccactgaccagggttcaatccccagcaccccatatggtccccggggatcaacaggagtgatccttaagatGCAGAtaaaggagtgagccctgagcacctccaggtggggccccaaatgaaaaaagtTACCGAGtagttcatgactgagtttcagttgtGCGGTGTTTGAGCACCCATTCTTCTGGCGGGAGTCCTCGGCCAACCTCCCCTCACTGCCCTGGAGATACCCAGGCTGCAGGTCTGTGGACACGGTTTGATATGGCCCGTGGCCTCCCGTAGTCACTTGCTCCCTCAAGGACCCACCGCCACAAGAAGCTGCCCGGAGCAGTTCCTGGGGATCTAGAAGAGGGTGATGggcatcccccacaccccagactGCGGCCTCGAAGTCCCACACAGACCTCAAACACTACTGGGGGGGCTTCaggtgtgctcggggcttactcctggctcggggttcagggatcactcctggtagggcttggggggctatccggggtgctggggatggagccaaggtcagccgcgtgcaaggcaagcaccctacctgctatactgtcactctggatACACCAAAACATCCTAACTGACCCTGGCCCAGAGGGGAGGGACTTGCAGTCGGTCTCCTGCCCGGGCCTGTGAGCCAGGGGCTCCTCACTTCCGGTGTCAGCAGGTCCCTCACAGGAGGCCTGGAGCTGCTGGGACCCACTCCTGTTCCTGCTGATTGCAGGGCTCCTGCCCTGATCCTGGGGTCgcccagccccaggaccccatcTCATAATGTTGCAGCTAAAGGGGAACCCTGGGACCGGAGTCATAGAACagcggtagagcatttaccttgcatgtagcccgacctaggtttaatccccgggaccccataaggtcccccaagtctgccaggagtgatccctgattgcagagccatgattaagccctgagtactatcagatgtggctcaaaacaaaacactgtcactgtcactgtcatcccgttgctcatcgatttgctcgagcgggcaccagtaatgtctccatcttgagacttgctgttactgtttttggcatatcgaatacgccatgggtagcttgccaggctctcccatgtgggcgagatactctcagtagcttgccgggctctccgagagaggcagaggaatcgaacccaggtcagctgcgtgcaaggcaaatgccctacccctgtgctattgctccagccccaccaaaaaaccgaaaaataaataaaggggaaacGCTGGCATAGATCAGACCCTTGGAGCCCTACACAGAGCAAAGCCCCAGTTCTCTTCTACCCTGAGCTGACATGTCCAGAACATCGTCCctcaccagcctggccctgccgctggctgaggctgggggaggggaagagcccATGCCCCCATAGTCCTCTCCTCTCCAAGCTGGGGCCTTCTGTGGCCTGTGTGAGCACAAACACCACCCCCCCTTcgcctcctctctctgtccaGGGATCGCGGCCGCCACCATCTTCAGCCCCAGCAGAGACGTGACTGTGTCCCAGAACCAGCTGCGCGTGGCCTTTGATGGCGACGCCGTGCTCTTCTCCGACGAGTCCGAGCGCATCGTCAAGGCCCACGGGCTGGACCGCTTCTTTGAGCACGAGAAGGCACATGAGAACAAGCCTTTGGCCCAGGTGCTCTGCACactccctggggcccctggacGGAGCTGGTGGGTGGTGGCTCCCCAGAACCTGCACTGGGCTTCAACGCCCAGCCTAGAACCTGACCCGAGCCCGGGCTGGAGTTGCCTTTGCTTCCTGCCAGCTGCAGGGCGGCtcattctccttccctcctcactATGCGCCGTTGCTCTGGGCCCAGTAGACACTGTCCCTGACCCTAGTAAGTGGGACAGGAGCCCTGGCCCGCAGGGTGGGGTGTTGTTGGGAAGTTACACAGGCCAGTCTGCCCCCATCACAGCCACAGTTCATTCTGATCCCCGACGCACAGGCCAGTGATTGGTTCTCATCGGTTTGTCCCTTTGTGGGCACAAACCTCCCTCCCAGAACGAGGACCGACGGCCAGCTCCCTGGGGATACGGAGGTATAGATACACACAGCGACAGTTGTCCTGGTCCAATATACTGACACGATCATCTTGAGTCACAGTGGAGAGCACCAGGCCTGGTCCGGGTCCCTAAACCCCACAGATGCCCACAGGTGCCCAGGCAGGTACAGCAGATTGGAGAGATCCAGGAATCCTGAGCCGTTTGCTTACCAAACAGCAGGGTGCAGATGCCATAAGCTGGCACCTTGGCAGGCGCTGTGGGCGGATACAATGGGCTGGCACTGTGGGTAGATGCTGTAGGCTGGCACAGCGGGCAGGTCCCATGGGCTGGCACCGTGGCAGGCATCTGACTGGAGCAGCGACACGTGCTGGGGAGTCATAGGAGCTCACAGTGTTCCCTTTCCGTCTTTCAGGGCCCCTTAAAGGGCTTTCTGGAAGCTCTGGGGCGGCTGCAGAAAAAGTTCTACTCCAAAGGTCTGCGGCTGGAGTGTCCGATCCGCACCTACTTGGTGACGGCACGCAGCGCTGCCAGCTCGGGGGCCCGGGCTCTCAAGACCCTgcggagctgggggctggagacggATGAGGCGCTGTTCCTCGCTGGCGCGCCCAAGGGCCCCCTCCTTGAGAAGATCCGCCCGCACATCTTCTTCGATGACCAGATGTTCCACGTGGCTGGGGCTCAGGAGATGGGCACTGTGGCTGCCCACGTGCCTTATGGCGTGGCCCAGGCACCCCGGCGGACTGTGCCCACAAAGCCGGCCCCACCTGCACAGTAGCTGAGCCCAGGCCTTATTGATGCCCCCGGACACCAGATCCTTCTGGTTCCGTGGCGCCCTTCCCTCTGCATGTCTTCTGTCATCCCCAAGGCGCGGGGTGGGAGATGGCACAGACCGGCTCAGccttctcacctgccccctcccatcTGAGGGCACACACAGTGGCACAATCTTGCCAGGAGAGTCAGTGTACCTGGATTTGGGGGAGAGGTAGATAGAATGAGGGGATGAACGGGGGAGCTTTAAAGGACGCCAGTGTGGAAAACAAGCTGAGTCTCAAAGAACAGTGCTTTGAGGAAAGAGCCTTCTCGGCTGGCCTGGCATTTATTACACCCAGGAGGAAGTCCCCCTCCTTCAGAGCAGTTTCTATCTCTTAGGTGGCTTTCAAACTCTCCTTTCGCCAGGATGCTGAGTTTTCTAAGACCACCCTCTTtagtttggggtgtgtgtgcgtgttttgCTTCTGTCTAGGGGCCTTCCAGGTGGCGCTTCTGAGCAGTGCTTGGTCAGttgggccagtggttcagtgcCAGAGCCCAAGAGTATGGTGCTGCATggactctgtggtgccagggtcaccggggccaccccagcagtgcttgggggcttccAGGCTATACCCCGCTGGTGCCTGGAAGGTcgtgtgatgctgaggattaaacccaggtctggcGTATACACAGCGTGAGTTCTGACTGTTATCTGATCTCTCCGAGCCCAGACTGCCTTCTTTGAAGGAAGCATTCTAGAGCCACCAGGGCTGCTGCTGGTGTGCACGGCACCATCGTGCCAAGGACAAGGAATGCTGTCTTTAGGGGAGTGGGTGAGGAGCAAGCTACCCTTCTTTGGGAGCACccagggccctgtggggtgcaCAGTTCAAACAGGGTATAGGCAGTGTACCACCATCCACAGCTGCTATAGTTTCACATGCGTGGAAACCACTCAATAAGATTGCCTCGCTGCTACCTGGGAGCCTGGAATATTTATCCTCGGTGCTTGGCGGTCCAGTGAAGGGACTGGAAGACAGACATCATCTACATGCAATCCCACCTTCAGCCAGCTGGGGGCACTGCAGGCACTCCCAGGGAGGCGCTTTAGTGGTGACTTTGCTTGCTCCTAGCCACTCCCTGCTGCCAACGCCtccactctcactctcactctgtcCGTTCATTTTTTACTATGTTCCTCCATCTATGGGGAAAGGGGCAGAGGGTGGTGTGCTCTGTGTGGATCCAAATGCAGGGGAGAAAGCGCAGAGGCAGATGTGAGGGGCGTGCAGGCTGGAGGGCAGGTCTGCAGGAgtgggagaggggtgtggggcagaccagacagagcacagagctgccATCCCACTCGCCAGCTTCTCCAGCCGTGAGACGGGGAGAGGAAGGCGTGAGTTCTAATCCCCAAGGTCCCATGTCAGGGACCCCCTGAGGTGCCCTAAAATACACCCATGCAGGTCGTCTTCTTCTCCCTTGCAGAGAGCTCACACAGCTCCTTCTATGCCCAGCTGTGACCCTCTGCAGAACAAGGGCAGGCAGGAGTGTCCAGAGCCCAGGAAGGCGAGCAGACACCATAGAGGGGAGCGGTGACCACAGGGACCTGGat
Coding sequences within:
- the NT5C1A gene encoding cytosolic 5'-nucleotidase 1A isoform X2 — encoded protein: MLSPGSAWGALSSTPCPPPPPAAAWGLVRTCWPSGSAAARAAHPGSRNRFLAVYPIFSTGPGLCAQRLPRLGRKQLPGNQPAPCALRPWRPAPSLDRAAALLPWLWASARPKTSTEASALRSSEDTAPLPTGQVQDAQPKPQNAVTIAVSSRALFRMDEEQRIYTEQGVEEYVRYQLDHENEPFTPGPAFPFVKALEAVNKRLRELYPDSEDIFDIVLMTNNHAQVGVRLINSINHYDLFIERFCMTGGNSPICYLKAYHTNLYLSADSDKVREAIDEGIAAATIFSPSRDVTVSQNQLRVAFDGDAVLFSDESERIVKAHGLDRFFEHEKAHENKPLAQGPLKGFLEALGRLQKKFYSKGLRLECPIRTYLVTARSAASSGARALKTLRSWGLETDEALFLAGAPKGPLLEKIRPHIFFDDQMFHVAGAQEMGTVAAHVPYGVAQAPRRTVPTKPAPPAQ
- the NT5C1A gene encoding cytosolic 5'-nucleotidase 1A isoform X1, with amino-acid sequence MEAGEPLQPREPGPGAETTTPAPRWEEAKTFYDNLAPKKKPKSPKPQNAVTIAVSSRALFRMDEEQRIYTEQGVEEYVRYQLDHENEPFTPGPAFPFVKALEAVNKRLRELYPDSEDIFDIVLMTNNHAQVGVRLINSINHYDLFIERFCMTGGNSPICYLKAYHTNLYLSADSDKVREAIDEGIAAATIFSPSRDVTVSQNQLRVAFDGDAVLFSDESERIVKAHGLDRFFEHEKAHENKPLAQGPLKGFLEALGRLQKKFYSKGLRLECPIRTYLVTARSAASSGARALKTLRSWGLETDEALFLAGAPKGPLLEKIRPHIFFDDQMFHVAGAQEMGTVAAHVPYGVAQAPRRTVPTKPAPPAQ